GCTCATAGGCGATGGTCGATTCCGATCCCACCGACCCGATGGCGGCGAGCTGCCTCGCACAGTGATCGAGCGCATCCGCGACCCCGCGAGCTTCGGGCTCACCGATGCAGATGACTGGCCGCATGCCTTCGTCGCGGAGCATACGTACTTTCTCGGCCACCACGGCGTCGTCTTCCCCCGCACGGCGCCGCCGGTCCGCGTGCCCCACGATGACCTTTCGGGTCCCCAGTTGAATCAGGTCCTTGACACCCACTCCCCCGGTGAACGCCGGCCCTTCGATCCGGTCGACGTTCTGGGCCGCGAGTATGACGGGCGAGCCGCGCAGCGCCTCGGCGACCGGAGCAAGGTACGGGACCGCCGGCGCTAGCCAGACTTCGACCGTGCCGTTCGTCACCGCCTCCCGCTGCAGGGCGATCGTCGCGATGGCGCTCGCGTACTCGCGCGTGCGCTGGAGATCGAAGTACAGCTTGAGGTTGATCCCCACCTGCACCGGTGTCACCGACGCATCCAAGGTCTACCGGACCTCCCCGATCTGAGCGACCTTCTTCGCCGAGGGCGAGTCGGCATCGAACTCGTACTCGAGCCATTCGCTCACGAGGCGGCGCGCAAGCTCCACGCCGATGACACGCTGTCCCATCGTGAGCACCTGTGCATCGTTGCTGAGAACGCCCCGCTCGACCGAGTAGGAGTCGTGGGCGGTGACAGCCCGGATCTTCGCGACCTTGTTCGCCGCGATGGCGACCCCGAGTCCGGTCCCGCAGATCAGGAGTGCGCGATCTGCTCCGCCCGACGCCACGATCTCCGCAGCGGCCCTGGCCACCGATGGGTAAGCCTCAGCGACGTCCGTTCCTGAGGAGACTCCGACGTCGACGACCGACGCCACGCGCGGATCGCCCTCGAGGTCGCGCTTCAGTATCTCCTTGTAGTCGTACCCCGCGTCGTCGGATCCGACGACGATCCTCCACTGCTTCATGTGTGTGCCTCCCACCAATCGGCGATCGCGTCGGCGATCGCGGCGAAGGACACGGCGCCGGGATCGGGGCTGCCGAGGCTTCGCGACTCGTGCGTCCGTGCCCGCCCGAGTCCGGGCTTCATCATTGCGGTCGCGCGAGCAGCTTCGTCGGCCGCAGCCGCGGCGGCTCGAAGGGCCGCTGCTGCTCCTCTCGGCGCTTCCCTAGCGAAAGTCGCCACGTAGGGATCCAGTGCATCCACCATCGTCTTGTCCCCGGGGCGCGCGCCACCCTTCGAAGGGATCGTGGCGGCCGCGATCGCCACGATCTCGGCGAACTGCTCGCAGCTGTCAGCGCCACTCTCCCGCATGCCCCGGGCCAGCTGCGAGAGCCCGGTCGCCCAGAGGGCACCGGACGTGCCGCCTGCTTTGTCTCCCCAAGCGTCCGCGGCGGCGGCCAGAGTCTCCGCTGCACTGAGCCCGGCACGGGCCGCACCCCGCGCTGCACTCGCGGCGGCGAAGGTGCCGCGGCGCATCCCGATTCCGTGATCGCCGTCACCCGCGACCGCGTCGAGTCGACCCAGCAGCTCCTCGATCGACGCGACTCGCTCATCCACGACCATCGCGATCGCGGCGACTGCGGAGGCAGCAGGATCGACCTGTGCAGCGTCGGAGTTCGCCGCCGCCGCAGCCGTATCGTCAGGTGGCGATCCTGTCGCGCGTTCCCGTGAGTCACCGACCGCCCCGCGTCGGAAGGCGGGGGCGGCCGCAGGGGCGAGCCAGAGGTCGAGCAAGTCCGGTGCCAGCCAGCTCAGAGTCAGGCTCACCCCTGCCATGTCGAAGCTTGTGACGAACTCTCCCACCTCGACCGACGCAACCTCCACGCCTGCAGACTCCAGCTCCCGTTCGACTGCGGCCCACAGAACGAAGAGTTCCTCGCTCTTCGTCGCTCCGAGCCCGTTGAGCAGTGCCACGACAGGACGACCTTCGGCCTCCGCCGGTCGCTCCGTGAGAAGGGACGTCACGAGGAGCTCACCGAGTCCCTCCGCATCGAGAGCCGCGACCTCCCTGACTCCGGGCTCGCCGTGGATGCCCATGCCCACAGCCATCACACCCTCCGGGATCTCGAAGAGCGGCTGGTCGGCTCCCGGGAGCGTGCACCCTCCGAAGGCGACTCCCAGGGTGCGGGTCGATGCGTTCGCCCGGGCCGCGGCATCGGCGACGCCCGCCAGCGACATTCCGCTCCACGCTGCGGCGCCGGCGACCTTGATGACGACCAGGTCCCCCGCGACTCCGCGGCGCCGATCCGTGACCGTAGCGGGCCCGCTCGACACGTCGTCGGTCACCCGTACGGTCGCGGCCGCAATACCCGTCGAACTGATGCGGGCCTGCGCGTCATCGAAGTTCAGCACGTCGCCGGCGTAGTTGCCGTATACGAACAGCACGCCGCGCCCTTCGTCCGCCGACCGGGCGACCGCCTCGATCTGACGGGTCGAGGGTGACGCGAAGACGTTGCCCAAGGCAGCTCCGCTCGCCATCCCCGGACCCACGTATCCCGCGAACGCCGGGTAATGGCCGGACCCGCCGCCGACGACAACGGCGACCGCCGGGGCGGGAGGGACACGTGCGCTCACGAGGCCGCCGACGACAGACACGACGACGTCGGAGTGCGCGGAGGCGAAGCCCCTGGCCGCCTCGTCCGCGAACGCGGTGGGATCGTTTGTCAGTCGCCGCATGCGCCCATGCTCCAGTACGCGGCCACTCCCCTCTTGCGCGTGCCGGACCCGAAGTTGGATCCGCTCGCCAGTGCGTACTTCAGGCGGAGGTGCGTCTGACAAGGCGCAGAATCTCGCCCGCTTCATGAGGCTCATCCGCAACTCCGAGGCGGTCGAGCACGCGCTTGGTGATCCTGGCCGCCACAGCATCCGCGAGCAGGGCGACCGTGGTGAGTTCGAGCTGCGCCAAGGGCACATCGTCGGAGCCGATGACGGCAAGATCCTGGGGCGCGGCTCCGCCCGAGGCGCGGAGCGCCTCGAGGATCATCAGAGCGACATCGTCGTTGTGACAGCACGCCCCGGTCACCCCCGCATTCCGCAGGTGCGCGACCGCGGCCCGGCTGCTCTGGAGATCGTCATGGACGGTAGCGACCTCGGGCGCCGCGATGAGAGCGTCGGCGCACGCTTCGCGCACTCCCGCCAGTCGATCGAGCGCATACGCCCGAAGGGCCGGATCCGCCGGCATGACATAGCCGAGACTCCGATGCCCAGTGGAAATGAGATGCTCAGCCTGCAGCCTGCCGATGCGATGATGCTCGACGATTCCGTAGTCGCTGACGACTGCTGCAGGAGCGTGCCGCTCCAGCAGTTCCGTCTCGCTGGGCGGAAGTCCCCCGATCGTCACGACGAGCTTCGGAGTCAGATACGCCCAGAGATCGCGGACCGTGGGCGCGTCGAGGCGATCGGCCGCTCGATGCACGAGGAGAGTGAATCCTCGAGAGCCCAGCTCTCGGGTGAGGGAGTCGAGCGATCGGTCGAACACGAAGCCGAGCGTCAACGCGGGAACGATGCACAGAACGATGTTGCTGCTGCCGGTTTTGAGAGCCTTCGCCTGCGGGTTCGGCACATGCCCGAGTCGGCGGGCGGTCTCGATCACCAGTTCGCGAGTCTTCAGCGAGATCTGCTTGTTCGGTGTGTCGTTCAGGACGTAGCTCACCGTCGCGCGCGACACGCCCGACTCCCTCGCCACATCTGCGCTGGTGGCTCGTCGCCCCGTGTGATCGGTACCGCTCATCGGCGCCCCTTCGCGCAATCGTCCCGCACACCAGCCTACGGATTCGGTGACCGCAAACGTGTGCAGGGGTGCCTCGAACTTGGATCCGCCGGTCCGCAGAGAGGACTTGACAAAGCAGGTTACTCGAGTAATGTCGAAACCAGGTTACTCCAGTAACCCACTACGAGGAAGTAGGGATCGACATGACGCACAGCAACATTGCTCAGTTCGGTCGGGGAGCATGGGCCTTGTCCGCAGACGACGGCGAGAACGCCGCACGGGTCATCCTCGTCGAAGGATCCACGGTCTCGGTTCGCGCACAGGGCCGGGCCGTCGATGTCGCCGCGGACTCTCTCCTCGTCTCACGCACAGCCTCGCCGGCCGCCCTCAGCATTCCGGACACCGGGCGCGCATTCGTCCTCACCATTCCCCTCACGGCTGCCGAGCGATCCGGGCTCGGGGAGGAGCTCATCGTCGAGATCGCACGTGACAGGGTGTCGGGAATCCTGGCTCACGTGATCCGCGGAATCGCCGCCGATCATGGCGGCGGAGCAAGCGCACCCTCCCGCCGCGTCCGCGATCAGCTGGCGGACATGGTGCGGGCGATGTGCACCGATGAGTCGCGGAGCGGCACCTTCGACCTGTCCACGATCTTCGACGCGGCGACCGACTGCCTCTACCGTCGCCTGTGGGACGCCGACATCAACTCCGAAGCGCTCGCACGGGAGTTGAATGTATCGACCCGCACCCTTCATCGCGCGTTCCGGGCAGCAGACACCACGGTCGGCAGCTGGACACGAGAGCGTCGTCTCGAGAAATGCCGCGACGACCTCATTGATCCCGAGCTGTGGCAGCTCGCCGTCAGCGCCATCGGCGCACGATGGGGACTGCCCGATGCGGCTCACTTCAGCCGACTGTTCAAGGCGAGGTTCGGCGTCTCTCCGCGCCGATACCGTTCCGACGCGAAGCAAGCGTCGACGTTCCCCGCGGCTATCGCCGTGCTGGCCGAGGCCGCGTAACCAGCAGGCCGCGGATCGCGGGGCAGTCGCCGGCCTGTCGATCTTCGCCGGCGACGATGGCGAAGCAGTCCCGCGAGGCTCGGCGCGCATCCGCGATTCGACTCTGCACGCCCGTTCGGCGCTGTCCGGACGGGCGAGCGGCACGCAAGACGTCCGGACCCATCGGGTGCCCTCGTTGACGGCCCCGAATCCCACGTGCTACAAATATGGGCCAACAGGCTCTTTTTTGTTACATGTGTCGTCTCTATCGCGATGAAGCGGAGGCGTGTGAAATCCACGGCACGTGATGAGTGCGGCGGGCCCGAATCCCGCCGTCCTCATGCTTCACGCATCGGGGCCCCTGATGCGGGGGGCGAGCCGAACCTCCGCACGATCCGAAGTGCACAGGGCCACGTCTTGGTCAACCACCACATCCCGGCGCCCTAGGGGTGGAACAACACGAGAAAAGGAAGATCGCAATGAAGCTTTCTCCACCGCTTCGAGTAGCAGCCGCGGCTGCTGTCGGTGTCACCGTCATCGCCTTGGGGGGATGCTCGCTCGGCGGGAGCTCCTCGGGATCCGACGGAGACACGATCAAGATCGGCTACGTCACTCCCGAGACGGGCTCGCTTGCAGCGTTCAGCGAGTCCGACGATTTCGTCCTCGAGCAGATGACGGCGTACTTCGACGAGAACGGCATCACACTCGCCGACGGCTCGAAACACGACGTGGAAATCATCAAGAAGGACACCCAGTCGGACTCGAAGCGTGCGGCAGATGTCGCCAGCGAACTCATCCTCGAGGACGAGGTGGACATGATCCTCGTCTCCTCGACGCCTGAGACGAACAACCCGGTTTCGGACCAGTGCGAAGCCAACCAGGTCGTCTGCATCTCCACGGTCGCCCCCTGGGAGACCTGGTACTACGGACGGGGCGGTACCGACACCGAGAGCTTCAAGTACACCTTCCACTTCTTCTGGGGACTCGGCGACGTCCTGCCGGTGTACGAAGACATCTGGAAGAAGGGCGCTCCCGGCGAGACCAACCTCGGCGCACTGTTCCCCAACGACGGCGACGGCGCCGCCTGGGCCGGAGCCGTTCCTCCGTTCGCAGAAGCCGCCGGCTACACGGTGAACAACCCCGGCGCATTCCCCAACGGAACCACGGACTTCTCGTCGCAGATCGCATCCCTCAAGCAGAACGATGACAGCATCCTCGTCTCGATCATGGTCCCGCCCGACTTCATCACCTTCTGGAAGCAGGCGGTTCAGCAGGGATACCAGCCGAAGGTCGCCACTGTCGCAAAGGCCATCGAGTTCCCCTCGGTCGTCGAGGCACTGGGCAACCTCGGCAACAACCTCTCGACCGAGGTCTGGTGGTCGCCTTCCTACCCGTTCTCGAGCAGCCTGACGGGTGAGTCCAGTGCTGAGTTCGCGGAGAACTACGAGACTGCCTCAGGAA
This window of the Microbacterium sp. SSM24 genome carries:
- a CDS encoding helix-turn-helix transcriptional regulator; translation: MSADDGENAARVILVEGSTVSVRAQGRAVDVAADSLLVSRTASPAALSIPDTGRAFVLTIPLTAAERSGLGEELIVEIARDRVSGILAHVIRGIAADHGGGASAPSRRVRDQLADMVRAMCTDESRSGTFDLSTIFDAATDCLYRRLWDADINSEALARELNVSTRTLHRAFRAADTTVGSWTRERRLEKCRDDLIDPELWQLAVSAIGARWGLPDAAHFSRLFKARFGVSPRRYRSDAKQASTFPAAIAVLAEAA
- a CDS encoding ABC transporter substrate-binding protein codes for the protein MKLSPPLRVAAAAAVGVTVIALGGCSLGGSSSGSDGDTIKIGYVTPETGSLAAFSESDDFVLEQMTAYFDENGITLADGSKHDVEIIKKDTQSDSKRAADVASELILEDEVDMILVSSTPETNNPVSDQCEANQVVCISTVAPWETWYYGRGGTDTESFKYTFHFFWGLGDVLPVYEDIWKKGAPGETNLGALFPNDGDGAAWAGAVPPFAEAAGYTVNNPGAFPNGTTDFSSQIASLKQNDDSILVSIMVPPDFITFWKQAVQQGYQPKVATVAKAIEFPSVVEALGNLGNNLSTEVWWSPSYPFSSSLTGESSAEFAENYETASGKQWTMPLGFAEALFEVANAAFSQSESTSSEDLAATMSTLEVDTIVGTLDWANGPMPGVAISPVTGGQWRLTGDAEYTIEIVSNVGHPEIPTTSEVEPIDWPKQ
- a CDS encoding LacI family DNA-binding transcriptional regulator produces the protein MSGTDHTGRRATSADVARESGVSRATVSYVLNDTPNKQISLKTRELVIETARRLGHVPNPQAKALKTGSSNIVLCIVPALTLGFVFDRSLDSLTRELGSRGFTLLVHRAADRLDAPTVRDLWAYLTPKLVVTIGGLPPSETELLERHAPAAVVSDYGIVEHHRIGRLQAEHLISTGHRSLGYVMPADPALRAYALDRLAGVREACADALIAAPEVATVHDDLQSSRAAVAHLRNAGVTGACCHNDDVALMILEALRASGGAAPQDLAVIGSDDVPLAQLELTTVALLADAVAARITKRVLDRLGVADEPHEAGEILRLVRRTSA
- a CDS encoding dihydroxyacetone kinase family protein, producing the protein MRRLTNDPTAFADEAARGFASAHSDVVVSVVGGLVSARVPPAPAVAVVVGGGSGHYPAFAGYVGPGMASGAALGNVFASPSTRQIEAVARSADEGRGVLFVYGNYAGDVLNFDDAQARISSTGIAAATVRVTDDVSSGPATVTDRRRGVAGDLVVIKVAGAAAWSGMSLAGVADAAARANASTRTLGVAFGGCTLPGADQPLFEIPEGVMAVGMGIHGEPGVREVAALDAEGLGELLVTSLLTERPAEAEGRPVVALLNGLGATKSEELFVLWAAVERELESAGVEVASVEVGEFVTSFDMAGVSLTLSWLAPDLLDLWLAPAAAPAFRRGAVGDSRERATGSPPDDTAAAAANSDAAQVDPAASAVAAIAMVVDERVASIEELLGRLDAVAGDGDHGIGMRRGTFAAASAARGAARAGLSAAETLAAAADAWGDKAGGTSGALWATGLSQLARGMRESGADSCEQFAEIVAIAAATIPSKGGARPGDKTMVDALDPYVATFAREAPRGAAAALRAAAAAADEAARATAMMKPGLGRARTHESRSLGSPDPGAVSFAAIADAIADWWEAHT
- a CDS encoding ribose-5-phosphate isomerase, whose product is MKQWRIVVGSDDAGYDYKEILKRDLEGDPRVASVVDVGVSSGTDVAEAYPSVARAAAEIVASGGADRALLICGTGLGVAIAANKVAKIRAVTAHDSYSVERGVLSNDAQVLTMGQRVIGVELARRLVSEWLEYEFDADSPSAKKVAQIGEVR
- a CDS encoding triose-phosphate isomerase; the protein is MTPVQVGINLKLYFDLQRTREYASAIATIALQREAVTNGTVEVWLAPAVPYLAPVAEALRGSPVILAAQNVDRIEGPAFTGGVGVKDLIQLGTRKVIVGHADRRRRAGEDDAVVAEKVRMLRDEGMRPVICIGEPEARGVADALDHCARQLAAIGSVGSESTIAYEPVWAIGAEAPPSVAYLRAVLGGIKSRFPESALIYGGSAGPGLLELLGADADGIFLGRFGHDPTAVGRVIDEAERRAVARSQEVGEIRQEPTAPTRDRGIDTEKGSR